A section of the Phaseolus vulgaris cultivar G19833 chromosome 8, P. vulgaris v2.0, whole genome shotgun sequence genome encodes:
- the LOC137825681 gene encoding F-box/LRR-repeat protein 3-like isoform X1, whose product MEPPNFFDLLAKDLLYAILDHLRHDPFAPKFFSQACKSFYALESTHRTALKPRRLDFLPRAPQRYPSILHLDLTLCPSVDDFALTALSLAWRASLRSVDLSRCRLFSHVGLSALALNCTCLLEVDLSNRPDLTDVAAKAIAEAVNLERLRLGRCKGITDMGIGCIAVRCGRLRHVGLRWCIRVTDFGAGLIAIKCKEIRSLDLSYMPQITERCLHHILQLEHLEDLVLEHCLGIEDHGLAALQVNCKSMKMLNLSKCQNISHVGIASLTNGAQNLEKLILSSSLVVTADLAKCLQSFPRLQLVKLDGCLGLESGLKAIGNSCNSLKELNLSKCVGVTDENLSFLVKTNKNLEKLDITCCRTITPEFISSLTNSCLRLTSLRMESCSLISREGFLFIGRCQLLEELDVTDTEIDDIGLCSISRCTKLSSLKLGICLMITDKGLKHIAKSCSQLKHLDLYRSSRITDEGIVAIALGCPSLKAVNIAYNSNITDSSLAFLSKCQKLRTLEIRGCPHISPQGLSNIVVGCKNLETMDLKKCRKINDTGIIQLAQHSQSLKQIKLSYCSVTDVGLIALASISCLQYISIFHVEGLTSNGLVAFLLACQNLTKAKLHACFEPLIPQQILKYMEARGCVLVWREKTFEASWWD is encoded by the exons ATGGAACCACCCAACTTCTTCGATCTTCTCGCCAAGGACCTTCTCTACGCCATCCTCGACCACCTCCGCCACGACCCTTTTGCCCCAAAGTTCTTCTCCCAAGCCTGCAAGTCCTTCTACGCGCTCGAGTCAACACACCGCACCGCTCTCAAGCCGCGTCGCCTTGACTTCCTCCCCAGAGCCCCTCAGCGCTACCCTTCCATCTTGCACCTCGACCTCACGCTATGTCCCTCTGTCGACGATTTCGCCCTCACCGCCCTCTCGCTCGCTTGGCGGGCTTCCCTGCGCTCCGTTGACCTCTCCAGGTGCAGGCTCTTCTCGCACGTGGGGCTCTCCGCTCTCGCTCTCAACTGCACGTGCCTGCTGGAGGTTGACCTGTCCAACAGGCCCGACCTCACTGACGTGGCGGCCAAGGCAATCGCCGAGGCTGTGAACTTGGAGAGGCTGCGTTTGGGAAGGTGTAAGGGAATAACGGACATGGGGATTGGGTGCATAGCTGTCAGGTGTGGCAGGTTGAGGCATGTTGGGTTGAGGTGGTGCATTCGGGTCACTGATTTTGGGGCTGGTTTGATTGCTATAAAGTGCAAGGAGATTCGAAGTTTGGATCTTTCTTATATGCCG CAGATCACAGAAAGATGTCTTCATCATATCCTTCAATTAGAACATCTAGAAGATTTGGTTCTTGAGCATTGTCTGGGCATTGAGGATCACGGCCTTGCAGCCCTCCAAGTAAACTGCAAGTCAATGAAG ATGCTTAACTTGTCAAAATGTCAAAATATTAGTCATGTTGGCATAGCTTCTCTTACAAATGGTGCTCAGAACTTAGAAAAGCTTATCCTATCCTCCAGCCTGGTT GTTACTGCTGATCTTGCAAAATGTCTGCAAAGTTTTCCAAGATTGCAATTGGTTAAACTTGATGGTTGTTTGGGCCTGGAGTCAGGATTAAAAGCCATTGGTAATTCGTGCAACTCACTCAAAGAATTGAACTTAAGTAAATGTGTTGGAGTCACTGATGAGAATCTCTCCTTCCttgtgaaaacaaacaaaaatctaGAGAAGTTAGACATAACCTGCTGTCGTACAATAACACCTGAATTCATATCCAGCCTAACAAATTCATGTTTACGGCTTACATCCCTTAGAATGGAATCTTGTAGCTTGATCAGCAGAGAAGGTTTCTTGTTTATTGGACGGTGTCAACTTTTGGAAGAATTAGATGTCACGGATACTGAAATCGATGACATAG GACTTTGTTCGATCTCAAGATGTACCAAACTTTCTAGTCTGAAGTTGGGCATATGTTTGATGATAACTGATAAAGGACTTAAGCATATTGCTAAGAGTTGTTCACAGCTCAAACATCTTGATCTTTACAG GAGCTCAAGAATAACTGATGAGGGAATTGTTGCAATTGCCCTTGGCTGTCCTTCTCTTAAGGCTGTTAACATTGCTTACAACAGCAACATCACAGATTCTTCACTAGCATTTCTTTCAAAATGCCAGAAACTAAGAACTCTAGAAATTCGAGGATGCCCTCATATTTCACCACAGGGTCTCTCAAATATTGTTGTCGGTTGTAAGAATCTTGAGACTATGGACCTGAAGAAGTGCCGTAAAATTAATGATACTGGAATTATTCAGCTGGCTCAACATTCTCAAAGCCTAAAGCAG ATAAAGCTGTCATATTGCTCAGTAACAGATGTGGGGCTCATTGCACTTGCTAGCATAAGCTGCCTGCAGTATATATCCATTTTTCACGTGGAGGGTTTAACTTCAAATGGCCTAGTTGCTTTTCTTTTGGCTTGTCAAAATTTAACTAAAGCGAAGTTGCATGCATGCTTTGAGCCATTAATTCCTCAACAAATTCTAAAATACATGGAAGCTCGTGGATGTGTGCTTGTTTGGAGGGAAAAAACGTTTGAAGCCTCTTG GTGGGACTAG
- the LOC137825681 gene encoding F-box/LRR-repeat protein 3-like isoform X2 → MEPPNFFDLLAKDLLYAILDHLRHDPFAPKFFSQACKSFYALESTHRTALKPRRLDFLPRAPQRYPSILHLDLTLCPSVDDFALTALSLAWRASLRSVDLSRCRLFSHVGLSALALNCTCLLEVDLSNRPDLTDVAAKAIAEAVNLERLRLGRCKGITDMGIGCIAVRCGRLRHVGLRWCIRVTDFGAGLIAIKCKEIRSLDLSYMPITERCLHHILQLEHLEDLVLEHCLGIEDHGLAALQVNCKSMKMLNLSKCQNISHVGIASLTNGAQNLEKLILSSSLVVTADLAKCLQSFPRLQLVKLDGCLGLESGLKAIGNSCNSLKELNLSKCVGVTDENLSFLVKTNKNLEKLDITCCRTITPEFISSLTNSCLRLTSLRMESCSLISREGFLFIGRCQLLEELDVTDTEIDDIGLCSISRCTKLSSLKLGICLMITDKGLKHIAKSCSQLKHLDLYRSSRITDEGIVAIALGCPSLKAVNIAYNSNITDSSLAFLSKCQKLRTLEIRGCPHISPQGLSNIVVGCKNLETMDLKKCRKINDTGIIQLAQHSQSLKQIKLSYCSVTDVGLIALASISCLQYISIFHVEGLTSNGLVAFLLACQNLTKAKLHACFEPLIPQQILKYMEARGCVLVWREKTFEASWWD, encoded by the exons ATGGAACCACCCAACTTCTTCGATCTTCTCGCCAAGGACCTTCTCTACGCCATCCTCGACCACCTCCGCCACGACCCTTTTGCCCCAAAGTTCTTCTCCCAAGCCTGCAAGTCCTTCTACGCGCTCGAGTCAACACACCGCACCGCTCTCAAGCCGCGTCGCCTTGACTTCCTCCCCAGAGCCCCTCAGCGCTACCCTTCCATCTTGCACCTCGACCTCACGCTATGTCCCTCTGTCGACGATTTCGCCCTCACCGCCCTCTCGCTCGCTTGGCGGGCTTCCCTGCGCTCCGTTGACCTCTCCAGGTGCAGGCTCTTCTCGCACGTGGGGCTCTCCGCTCTCGCTCTCAACTGCACGTGCCTGCTGGAGGTTGACCTGTCCAACAGGCCCGACCTCACTGACGTGGCGGCCAAGGCAATCGCCGAGGCTGTGAACTTGGAGAGGCTGCGTTTGGGAAGGTGTAAGGGAATAACGGACATGGGGATTGGGTGCATAGCTGTCAGGTGTGGCAGGTTGAGGCATGTTGGGTTGAGGTGGTGCATTCGGGTCACTGATTTTGGGGCTGGTTTGATTGCTATAAAGTGCAAGGAGATTCGAAGTTTGGATCTTTCTTATATGCCG ATCACAGAAAGATGTCTTCATCATATCCTTCAATTAGAACATCTAGAAGATTTGGTTCTTGAGCATTGTCTGGGCATTGAGGATCACGGCCTTGCAGCCCTCCAAGTAAACTGCAAGTCAATGAAG ATGCTTAACTTGTCAAAATGTCAAAATATTAGTCATGTTGGCATAGCTTCTCTTACAAATGGTGCTCAGAACTTAGAAAAGCTTATCCTATCCTCCAGCCTGGTT GTTACTGCTGATCTTGCAAAATGTCTGCAAAGTTTTCCAAGATTGCAATTGGTTAAACTTGATGGTTGTTTGGGCCTGGAGTCAGGATTAAAAGCCATTGGTAATTCGTGCAACTCACTCAAAGAATTGAACTTAAGTAAATGTGTTGGAGTCACTGATGAGAATCTCTCCTTCCttgtgaaaacaaacaaaaatctaGAGAAGTTAGACATAACCTGCTGTCGTACAATAACACCTGAATTCATATCCAGCCTAACAAATTCATGTTTACGGCTTACATCCCTTAGAATGGAATCTTGTAGCTTGATCAGCAGAGAAGGTTTCTTGTTTATTGGACGGTGTCAACTTTTGGAAGAATTAGATGTCACGGATACTGAAATCGATGACATAG GACTTTGTTCGATCTCAAGATGTACCAAACTTTCTAGTCTGAAGTTGGGCATATGTTTGATGATAACTGATAAAGGACTTAAGCATATTGCTAAGAGTTGTTCACAGCTCAAACATCTTGATCTTTACAG GAGCTCAAGAATAACTGATGAGGGAATTGTTGCAATTGCCCTTGGCTGTCCTTCTCTTAAGGCTGTTAACATTGCTTACAACAGCAACATCACAGATTCTTCACTAGCATTTCTTTCAAAATGCCAGAAACTAAGAACTCTAGAAATTCGAGGATGCCCTCATATTTCACCACAGGGTCTCTCAAATATTGTTGTCGGTTGTAAGAATCTTGAGACTATGGACCTGAAGAAGTGCCGTAAAATTAATGATACTGGAATTATTCAGCTGGCTCAACATTCTCAAAGCCTAAAGCAG ATAAAGCTGTCATATTGCTCAGTAACAGATGTGGGGCTCATTGCACTTGCTAGCATAAGCTGCCTGCAGTATATATCCATTTTTCACGTGGAGGGTTTAACTTCAAATGGCCTAGTTGCTTTTCTTTTGGCTTGTCAAAATTTAACTAAAGCGAAGTTGCATGCATGCTTTGAGCCATTAATTCCTCAACAAATTCTAAAATACATGGAAGCTCGTGGATGTGTGCTTGTTTGGAGGGAAAAAACGTTTGAAGCCTCTTG GTGGGACTAG